In Actinomadura luteofluorescens, the sequence CCCGGCCCCGGGTGGCGACCCGCACCTCGCCGCCGTCGCGGTTGTGCCGGATCGCGTTCTCCACCAGGTTCTGCACGAGGCGCTCCACCAGCACCGGGTCGCCGCTGGTGGGGGCCGGGCCGAGGAGCCGGTCCGCGGTCACGCCGCGGGCCCGCGCCTCGGGGGCGGCCTGCCGCAGCACGTGCCCGGCGACGTCCGCCAGGTCCAGCGGCCCGGTGTCGGCCACGACGTTCTCGGTCCCGGCGAGCGTGAGCAGCCCGTCGATGAGCCGCTCGTGCCTGCCGTTGACGACCAGCAGCGACTCGCCGAGCCGCCTGACGTCGCCGGTGGCGTCCGGGCGCCGCAGCGCCACGTCGATCAGCGTCCGGTTGATGGCGAGGGGGGTGCGCAGCTCGTGCGAGGCGTTCGCGACGAACCGGCGCTGCCCGTCGAACGCCCGCGCCAGCCGGCCGAGCATGGTGTCGAAGGTGTCGGCCAGCTCCTTGACGTCGTCGCGCGGGCCCTCGTAGGCGATCCGCTCGGTGAGGTCGTGGCTGCGCGCGACGCGCCGCGCGGTCTCGGTGATCGCGTGTACGGGCCGCAGCGCCCGGTCGGCGAGCAGCCAGCCGAAGCCGAGCCCGGCCGCGCCCACCAGCGCGAGCGCGATCCCGCCCTGGGTGAGCAGCGCGTTGAGGGTCTCCCGCTGGT encodes:
- a CDS encoding sensor histidine kinase codes for the protein MSAARTPRFGDRLRPTIRLRLTILYTGLFLGAGIVLLGLTYLLVQNNLQRQGDPSQDRVFAAAGPAVKGEAPMPGEASELTVQRVQGALIKGREDYQRETLNALLTQGGIALALVGAAGLGFGWLLADRALRPVHAITETARRVARSHDLTERIAYEGPRDDVKELADTFDTMLGRLARAFDGQRRFVANASHELRTPLAINRTLIDVALRRPDATGDVRRLGESLLVVNGRHERLIDGLLTLAGTENVVADTGPLDLADVAGHVLRQAAPEARARGVTADRLLGPAPTSGDPVLVERLVQNLVENAIRHNRDGGEVRVATRGRDGWAELTVANTGPVVPAYEVETIFEPFRRLGNDRVRSDRGAGLGLSIVRATATAHGGAVTAAPRPEGGLVVTVRLPGRAGDPLDAVPAAGASSTAPG